One segment of Pontibacter akesuensis DNA contains the following:
- the pyk gene encoding pyruvate kinase, with amino-acid sequence MDISFNKTKVLATVGPASNSYERLVELVKEGVDAFRLNFSHGEHAEHQKVIDHVRRINKEHGTYIALVQDLQGPKIRMGEIENGGVEIREGEIIKLRSDGSVSSSDHLATSYTELARDVNVGDSILIDDGKLEVIVTKTDKDQEVEAKVKYGGIVKPRKGINLPNTKVSAPSLTEKDMEDLLFGLDNDVEWVALSFVRTGKDILEIKRIIKERGKDTRVIAKIEKPEAIENIDDILREADALMVARGDLGVEVGMEKVPMMQKMLIDKANQAGKPVIVATQMMESMIVNPRPTRAETNDVANAVIDGAHCLMLSAETAVGAWPLETIRSMNLTIQMVEEQHEGIFYRSNFQLDPTSSTFFNDSLVASACYLARDTKASAVIGMTKSGYTAFQLAKYRPKANIFIFTENKQLLNTLNLVWGVRGFYYDKFESTDGTIQDIKQTLLDSGFIKKGDVFINTASMPINEQKRTNMIKLSVA; translated from the coding sequence ATGGACATTTCATTTAATAAGACAAAAGTGCTGGCCACCGTAGGCCCAGCCAGTAACTCCTACGAGCGCTTGGTTGAGCTTGTAAAGGAGGGTGTGGATGCGTTTCGCCTGAACTTCTCGCACGGCGAGCATGCGGAGCATCAGAAGGTGATTGACCACGTGCGCCGCATCAACAAAGAGCACGGCACCTACATTGCCCTGGTGCAGGACTTGCAGGGCCCGAAGATCCGCATGGGCGAGATAGAGAACGGCGGTGTGGAGATACGTGAGGGAGAGATCATCAAACTAAGGAGCGACGGCTCGGTGAGCAGCAGCGACCATTTGGCCACCAGCTACACCGAACTGGCCAGAGACGTGAACGTGGGCGACTCTATACTTATCGACGATGGCAAGTTGGAGGTGATCGTTACGAAAACCGACAAGGACCAGGAGGTAGAGGCGAAAGTAAAGTATGGCGGCATCGTGAAGCCCCGCAAAGGCATTAACCTGCCTAACACAAAGGTATCGGCTCCGTCGCTTACCGAGAAAGACATGGAAGACCTCCTCTTCGGCCTCGACAACGATGTGGAGTGGGTGGCGCTTTCTTTTGTGCGCACAGGCAAAGACATACTGGAGATCAAACGCATCATAAAAGAGCGCGGAAAGGACACCCGCGTTATTGCCAAGATCGAAAAGCCCGAGGCCATCGAGAATATTGATGACATTCTGCGCGAAGCGGACGCCCTGATGGTGGCCCGTGGCGATTTGGGTGTGGAAGTAGGTATGGAGAAAGTACCGATGATGCAGAAGATGCTCATCGATAAGGCTAACCAAGCGGGCAAGCCGGTGATTGTGGCTACCCAGATGATGGAAAGTATGATCGTGAACCCACGCCCTACCCGCGCAGAAACCAACGACGTAGCCAACGCGGTAATTGACGGGGCCCACTGCCTGATGCTTAGTGCCGAAACTGCTGTTGGCGCGTGGCCACTCGAGACAATCCGCAGCATGAACCTTACCATCCAGATGGTGGAGGAGCAGCACGAAGGCATCTTTTACAGAAGCAACTTTCAGTTAGATCCTACGTCATCCACCTTCTTCAACGACAGCCTGGTGGCCAGCGCCTGCTACTTAGCCCGCGACACCAAAGCCAGCGCCGTTATCGGCATGACCAAGTCAGGATACACGGCTTTCCAACTGGCAAAGTACCGCCCGAAGGCCAACATTTTTATCTTTACTGAGAACAAGCAGCTCCTGAACACGCTGAACCTGGTGTGGGGCGTTCGCGGCTTCTACTACGATAAATTTGAGTCAACTGACGGCACCATTCAGGACATCAAGCAGACGCTGCTGGACAGCG